CAACTgatgcagtaatcatggcctgagaagcttgAGGACCctatggaataggtggggcctgagaaatctgtggaggtgcacccctcctaaatctggggcaatctctcataatatgacgagtgtcaccacactcaaaacaagccctcggaggacgtgcttctgggactggctcgggcctgatcgactagactgaccactgaaagcacctcgTATAGGAGGTACAgaagatactggcggtgcataatatggaacctgaggtctgggagtagccggaataccactggaagctggaagtgctgaatgaataggacgactcacataacctctaccatgatgggctgcaactggggcacaagaattattatatgtgccagaatctcggggtctcttagatTCCCtatcttccctctcccgagttcgcataccttccaatctcctagcaattgacaccacctgttggtatgtgatgtccatctctagctctcgggccatattgtatctgatactagggtggagaccctcaataaatctgcgaactctttctcgaacagtagcaactaaggctggtgtatgcctagacaaatcactgaatcagaccgcatactctgacacggtcatagaaccctggcgcaactgctcaaactctgcgcgctgtgcatctctaagactctgaggaacatactcccttaaaaacatatctgaaaattgaggccaagtgagtgaagatgcctcagtgggactatccaactcatatgcccgccgcCACTGGTAGGCTGCTTCTTTAAattggaatgccgtgaaagaaaccccactggaatccacaatacccatagtacggagggtacggtgacattcctccagaaaaccctgagcatcctctgaagctaaaccactgaaagtgggagggtggtacttcttatacctctcgagcctaagctgctctccctctgaaactgttgtcctaatctcaggccgaactgggacaactggctgcactggtataacctctagggcatggtcaacttgggcccgtggctctggagtacgggcggcatgagtctgtgctcctcccccagcctgagatgtggcaggagcaaatggaattaaccctgcctgagctagagtgccaaacatgctcaaaaactgggcaagagtctcctgaagtgcaggagtagtaacaggcgtctcaggtgcctgctctccaactggagctactggtggctctggtgcagcagctcgtgcaggtgctctggctgcaccacgtggtcttcctcggcctctgccccgaccccggtctcttgcggctccaacatggggcgcgagtgtctgatcatcagatctagttgtgcgtgtcctcaccatctgtgagaaaatagaaagataattatttaaaattttgaagtcaacaaatacgcacgataaggaatcaaagaagtgaatatttcctaacagttccatagcctctcgaagataagtacagacgtctccgtaccgatccgcaagattttactaaacctgcttgtgactcataacacctatgaacctagtgctcttgtcacgaccccaaattctctccgtaggatgtcgtaatggcacctagtatctaagactaggtaagcctatcaatgcggaatgataataaatatctgaaataaataaactacaattcaaacaatttcaactcccaaaacccggtagaaataagtcacaagcttctaagaatttattctctatgtctctatacatcagagtctaaaacaaataaggaagcaacatagtaagatagaaggggactccggagtctgcggacgctggcaggtatacctcgaagtctcctcgtatagctagtttactgatccctagtctgataagatgtacctggatttgcacaaaacgatgtgcagaaacatagtatgagtacaccacagcggtacccagtaagtgccaagcctaacctcggtagagtagtgacgaggtcaggtcaggccctattggaaaataataatagcatggaaaaatgtttaacaatataataaaataaatgataatggaaatgaatcaagtagcaggtcaccatttaattatacaaaataatggcaaataatatctcgtatAAACCACcaaaatttcctttcaacttaagaaaatcacaacaaataatcaacgACAACTACATCCATAAGTCAagatcaacaagggcactcccgaagtaccgcctcgtagtcccaaatcataaataaattcacaatatctcatttccttatctcactgcgggagcctttacaatttattttaaagaaaacatttatcccgaaatagcatcccgcgttttagccatccttatcacaccgcatgacttctagtagttccccctactagccacgcgtatcaagccacccttatctcaccgcatgcgtttcaatacccagaccttataccaccgcatgcgtatcaatatcacaatatatcacaatttgcacctcaagtgctcaaatatttcaatttgccaaagtaaatcaacaacaatattttttcacaataaagagctcacggctccatcacaatgagtaaaAAAATATTCGAAAATAAATtgtttagcaaaataatatttcaaaatctttaatacgttgcttcaataccaaatttaaaaatgtcaaatacttcatattaataatatttaatttaaagaaaatcaatttcaaataatgcacagaataaaaaaaaccaagtttcaactaaacaggtaaaataattagcaggaaaaggtcaagcaaatttaaagtatacaaatcaaattaatgatggagaatataacaagatttaataatttaattaatgtgcAATAAAgatcttcacaatttaaaaatataatccttcacatttagtccgtgtacacactcgtcgcctcgtatacacgactttcatcacattacaattaataccaatcctaggagaaatttttcccacacaaggttagacaagtcacttacctcgacttgctccaaattaagcaagtagtatgctttttcctcgattttccgatttcggtcgactcgtatctagtcataattaatttgatatagtcaacaaaaattatagaattaattctataagaaaatactatatttttcaataaaaatccgaaattaactcaaaaatggcccgtggggcccacttctcagaatccggcgaaagttacgaaatatgaacgcccattcaaccacgtgCCTAACCATGCTagaatgactaaattccaataacaattcgaccctcaaatcctcaaatctatccaagagggttttcaaaattttccaactttaatcaccaattaaatgttaaaaacagtgatggattcaggtaatctaaccaagattgagttaagagcACTTACCCTGAtgtttctctgaaaatctcccaaaaatcgcctcaatccaagctccaaatcgttaaaaatggaaaatgggacgaagtcccattttctgaacttaaacattctgtcaagtggtttcttcttcgcgaacgcgacccttgcctcgcgttcgcgaagcacaaaaatgtgctgcccaactttcctcttcgcgaacgcgacctacgCTTCGCAAACGTGAAGCTTTGCAAACTCAGACCTTTGCGAATGCGTCCCTTACCTCGCGAACACGTAGAACAAAAGACTAGGGTTCCCAGCTGCCTcactctccttcgcgaacgcgacgccactcacgtgttcgcgatgcacacactgcCCTACCCTTTGCGTTCGCGTCCTCTCCTCcgtgaacgcgtagaacaaaaatctCACCAGCTCAgaacactcttcgcgaatgcgaggctcctctcgcgaacgcgaaagaggaaaccagaaaaatTGTAGCAGCAAATATCAGCTATCTCACcaagccaaaaatgatccgttaactatccagaacacgcccgagcccctcgggacctcaaccaaatatacaaacaagtcctaatacatcatacgaacttagtcgagtcttcaaatcacatccaactacactaaaaacacgaatcacacatagattcaagcctaataaactttgaaacttttaatttctacaaacgatgccagaacataccaaatcaagtccgattgacctcaaattttgcatgcaagtaataaatgacacaacaaagctatgaaaactttcggaattggattcctaccccgatatcaaaatgtcaattccctggtcaaactttcaaacttaaattcctattttagccatttcaagcctaatttaactacggacttccaaataaaattccgaacatgctcctaagtccaaaatcaccatacagagctgttggaataatcaaaattctatttcggtgtcattttctcaaaatgtcgaccgaagtcaaacttagcattttaaggccaacttaaggaaccaagtgttccgatttcaacccgaacactttcaaattccgaaccaaccatccccgcaagtcataaatttataaaagcacatacggggagttttatttaggggaaagGATTTTAAAGGTAAAAAATAATCGGTTGAGTCATGACAATTATGGCCCAACATGCCTTTATATTTATAAGATATTGGGTTTGAGTCTCACTATATCATATTGATGTTACTATTGGGAATGATGGGGTATATAGGATAcatggccggatttgtgtgcctaatgcggatgggctacgtgagttgattcttgaggagacccacagttcacggtatttcattcatccgggtgccgtgaagatgtaccaggacttgggGCAGCATtgttggtggagaagaatgaagaaggatatagtggggtttgtggctcggtgcctcaactgtcagcaggtaaagtatgagcatcagaggtcgggcagattgcttcagaggttagatattccagagtggaaatgggagcggatcaccatggattttataGTTGGTCTCCCACGTatttcgaggaagttcgatgctatttggttAATTGTAGAttagctgaccaagtccgcgtacttcattccagttgggactacttatactttagagcggttggctgagacttacatccgagagattgttcgcctccaCGACGTGCCTGTGTCCCTAATTTTAGATCGAGGCACGTAGTTCACATCgcaattttggagagccgtacaatgAGAGTTGGGTATCCGGGTTGAGTttagcacatcatttcaccctcagacggacggacagtccgagcgcactattcagatattggaggatatgctacgctcttgtgtcattgattttgggggttattgggatcagtttctgccactcgcagagtttgcctacaataatagctaccgatcaagcattcagatggcttcgtatgaggctttgtatgggagacgatgtagatctccgatgggttagtttgagcctagggaggctaggctatttggtactgacttggtccaggatgctttggacaaggttaagatgattcaggagcggcttcacatgacgcagtctagacagaagaggtatatcgacaggaaggtccgtgatgttgcttacatggttggggaaaaGGTATTGCTCaaggttttacccatgaagggtgtttcgaggttcgggaagaagggcaagttgagccctcggtatattgggccatttgaggtacttcagTGGATTGGGGAGgaggcttacaagcttgccttgccacttagcttgttgagtgtgcatccaatattttatgtttctatgctcggGAAGTATGTCGGCGACCCATCTcgtgttttggatttcagcacagttcagttggatggtgatctgACTAataatgtggagccggtggccattttgggcCGAcatgtttgaaagttgaggtcaaaggacataacttcaataaaggtgcagtggagaggtcagccggttgaggaggctacttggaagaccgagcgggagatgcagagcagatatccacacctatttaagactccaggtatgtttttaAACCCGTTCGAAgatgaacgtttattttagagggggaggatgtaacaacccggccggttgttttgataGTTGTAGAACCTATTCacccatttactactcattttgtactttatagttgtcatgtaacttgccggggtagtcggttcaGGTCCAGTTAGATTTCAggatgaaatgagacacttagtctcacggttgaaagcttaagttggaatgATTGACCTGATGTTGatctttgagtaaacgactccggaatggagttttgatggttccgttagctccgctaggtaattttggacttaggagcgtgtccatattgtgatttagaggtccgtagtggaattaggcttgaaatggcgaaagatgaatatttggaaagtttgacagggagtgaacttttttatatcagggtcagattccaatttcggatgttagagtaggtccgtggtgtcatttgtgacttgtgtgcaaaatttggggccaatcggatgtgatttgataggtttcggtatcgtttgtagaaattgagagtttaaagttcattaggcttgaatatatgtgtgattcgtatttttgatgttgttcaagGTGggttgaaggctcgactaaatttGTATGAGGTGTTAAGACTtgctggtatgtttggttgaggtcccaggggtctCGGGGTGATTTTAGATGGTTAACCCATCGAATTGAAGTTGGAGGACTGCTAAAGTCTggtggtgtaatcgcacctgtggagCTTTGATCGCATGTGCGAGCTGAGGAGTGCAGATGCGGCCAGACGTGGGGAGGgaagtggtcgcaggtgcaaagatttttccgcacctgcgtggtcaCAGGAGCGGAGTGATGGGCGCAGAAGCGAaagtttgcgcaggtgcgatgggctATTCTGCACCTACGATGGTGCAAATGCGGGGgaaaggaccgcagaagcggaggcccaGTTCCAGTGGTTCACCGCAAAAGCAGAattttggtcgcttctgcgacgccgcagatgcggaagtgctGGACAAAATGTTTAAAAGCAAAGGTTCACGATTTTGGCTTCACTTTTAACATTTCAAGCATAGTTTAAACAGtttttgagagggtttttgaggggattcttgaggtaagtctcttgtgcttatttttgatcaataatattgtttcctcattgatttttccacctagttggtgtgtgtttaaggtgtaaattgagagttttgaggctagggatttggagagtttgatttggggatttgggggacgatttggtgttggattttgatagatttggtatggttagactcgtggttgagagGGATTTTGGGTTTGGTGACTTTTATTGAATTTcaagacgtggtcccgggggccgGCTTTTGAGCCGATATTTGATTTTGATTAATAgtttagcattttcttatggagttgattcctttagcacgTATTGAATATATCACATTATTTATgcctagattcgaggcattctgAGGCCGTTTCGCGAGGTAAGGGTGTGTTGGAATAGAGATTTGCTCGGactgaggtaagtaatagttctaaatttggttctgagggtatgaaaccccatttttcgtgtcatgtatttggttttgaggtgacgcacatgctaggtgacgggcgtgtgggcttgCACCGTAGGAATTGCGACTTGGTCAAGATCTGTGGAACCGTGTAGTTAtataatctgttgttatatgtacattctccatgtattagagaaattgaaccacaaatcatgtttagactacgtGTTGGCATTGTAAGGACCCACATAGAtcatgtacatgttgaattatctgctaaattattgttttatactcagtcacagtttatttgtatattacatctcagtctccaTTGTTCATTTTTGATggatcatatcattgttgtcctGGCTGCTTATTAGGATTCCTGAGAGCCCGAGAAACTAGAgaagttgatgactgagtgaggcctagggcctgattgtaaggtattatactatagcatatgagttgtccgtgcagatccagatgttatactatagcacgtgagttgtccgtgtagattcagatattatattatagcacgtgagttgtctgtgcggattatagcgcttgggctgaaggagcccctccggagtctgcacaccccccaaTGAGCGTcgatacctactgagtgtgagtgctgagtgctgagtgaatgggaAAGCTGAGTGACTGTGGCCCTGAGATGATGCATTTGATCTCATTATTGTTGTACTTAGCTGCCGTGTATCATTGccttgaaatttctgaaagatattacactctgtttaatttgaatttttcaTGGAATAACTGTTTGACCTAATTTatcgaacttgagagcatgcctactttcctatgttaaaatcactgtaattgaactataattgtaaagctcgtcactactttcagttctttatttagtattgttacttgctgagttggttgtactcatactataccttgcacttcgtgtgcaaattcaggtattcCCGGACGCAGTGGGTGTTGATTTTCGCGCATAGTTGATCTTCTGGAGATCTCGAGGTAGCTGCCGACATTTCGCAAACCTTGTTTCACCTCCCCTATCTTTTcgcttattgtatttagtttcagactatATTATACAGTGTTTTTCAGACTGGtgatgtatagatactcatgtactcagtgacacctcgATGTTGAGAATTTTCGCGTCGTATTTTGGATTATCTATCCTGTTTATGAGAAGTTGTTATCATTTAAACTGTTTtaaatctattttcttttaagtgttggagttatttcataaatgtcggcttgcctagtaccacgatagacgccatcacgacaggttaggatatTGGACCGTGGCATTCCATTACATTGAATTGCTTGAAATTTGACTGATTTCATGAAGTGTTGTAGCCATATTTGCAAACTTTTGTATTTTGAGcagagaaaaaaagggaatagaaaagaaaaaaaaggagtagACGTTTGAGACATTATTAGTGTAGGAGACGGTTTGTAAGTTATGGAGTTAGGTTTTGATGCCCACGTTTGAGAAGATGATCGTGGAGTATTTCTTCCTCCTTTCTTCCTATTTCTATGTAAAATTATCTGTAAAGAAGAGTCAAAATTTTTGAATAGATGATCGTGGATGAAGAAACGTGGGAGTCCAAAAAACGTGGGACTCATGGTGTGAATAGATATGCCCAAACGTGGGACTCATGATATGAATAACTAGCCAAATTAATTCTTTAAAagcttcaaattattttttctattttataattttttttttgaatctccAAGCTTGTTGGAGTTTTGTCTTAAAGCTTGACACGTGTCAATATTTTGTTTTGACACTTGGCACAATATTATGAATTTGCCTCTCCTTTTCTATATTAATAGATATATAGATATTTTTAGGACACTATCTAATTTTGCTATTTAGTGATTGCTTAGGATTTGTGTCTATATAATTGCTAGAAATACCTCATCATACTTGTACTTATAATTACTAAGTAATATATAATCACAAATGATATCAGAGCTCAAATTATTCTTTTTCTCCTTCCATTTGATACTTGTTTACATTCAAATTTACTTGGCTTCCTCGTCTTTATTTACTTCCTTGTCAGTTTGACTCCTAACCTTTCTCTGCTTACTTCTCATTTTTACAGGAACAATTGATAAATGATCCAAACGATCTAAGATATTACACATTGTCATATTGGTTTCTGAAACTCAAAAATAAACTCAATTGATTTACCTAACTAACGACTTTTATGGCCTTGTATGTAGGGGTTGGTGATTTTATCAAATTAAATTGCtaaatttaaagtttaaaattcaaaattagtaTTCAGACCACGATATACTTAAAAAAAAGTGGCACTTCTAAATACAAGGTGACGATAGTGGCCATTGGGAGAAGTGTTTTTCCCACTAAACTCCTGCGCTATTGCTTGTCTTTCGGGTGACACTAGAGCCAGTCTGCTCAGTTAGATCCAACTCTTCTTCGGCCTTTCTTCCTGCATTCTGCCTCTTAGTGGACTTGTAATACATCGCGTAAAGCAACAGTTGGGCAAGTCCAAGCGCAATTCCCATCGAATTTGGTGCCTTGTCGAAGAATGAAATTAAGATTTTAGTAGAAAATATAGAATAAGTTGAAAAGAGAATTTTAACAATTATAATTGTAATACTCACAAGTACAAAAGCATCCAAAGGAATAAGGGCATAAGTAGTCCAGCTAACACCATTCAGAAAAGAGAAAAGGGAAAGGAAGAAGGGCATGAACTCCACACTTTTGGTTGTGATCACCAGTTTCTGCAATAATTAACTACTATGTAAGCTGTAATTTGGACGCATTAATTTTACATGAGCCATTTCTGTAAACCAAATATCCTTCAAGTTATACCCTCGTTGTTCTATTTTATATgttactttttcctttttagtcatATTTAGTCTATAAAAGAAAAAGTACTCACACTATAATTAAAAAttctttaactttaaattttctattttatcGTGATGATATGCTTTAATAATCATAGAAGTATTATGACATGTTTAATACAACAAAtttaatgatattttgatatgTGGCGATCTTTCTTCCGGGGCATTTGATTTTAGCcctttacaaatttatttttagtaataAATTTTTTTACGAGAGAACGTAATTTTTACGCATAAGGGATTTGAGAATTATACACAAGAGACCTTCGCTGGGTCATTTCTTCTATTAAAGGGGTATGTTcactcattttctttcttttctctttctcttttttaaaCAACATTTAAACACTaccatataaattgaaacggagtaTAAACAGGAACATACCATGATAGCCAAAGGAGAAGCATACATGAGAATGTTGCCCGCAATGCAAATGCTACCAACAATAGCAGATCTTTTTGCATGTGTTTGGACTAGAGTTAGGACAAGTATGGCAAGTGAAGCCAAGAAAATAATCTCACCAACAATAATGAGGAATATTTTCGTCCTCTTTTTCCGATCAGAGTACAGCAAAAATAGCGTCAAGTACACACCCTCGATTGCAAATCCTGTGCCATTTGTAGTCACAACCAAGATGCTGTGTGGATGTACTAGTGGAATTCCATAGAGTACCCAAAGGCCACAGTTTATGAATGTAGCAAGGTATGGAACTGCTGAGAACCGTTCTACAGATTTCTTCTTCCTTATTCGAACAAATGTTGGCCTGTTCAGAATTAAAACTTTTGCGAATAAAAATCACTTGTAAGTAGCACTCAGGGTACAAGGTAAGGAACGGTTTCAACAGAACTCAGTTGTCCCAAATccttatatatatagttatatactatataatctactaaatatgtataaatataaatattttaacgTAATAACTCAAACAGTCGGTGAGTCCAGTGAGAGAACCCATaaatttaatttgataatttcaCATACTATATATCCTTTCATCTTTAAAacttaataaagaaaaaatacGTGTAAATTGAAGCTTACAAGGGTGACAGAAACAAGATGAGTGAAATGATGTTCCCTGAAAATTAACAAATCAATTTCACGTCAGCTATTACGACCCTAATAAAAAGAAGGCAAATTATACCAATGAATTAACTAACCAATAACACCAAAAGCAAAACGAGCAATCTCTTTATTGAAAACCATGGCTGAGATTAGCAAAAGAAATTACGTGATGAAGTGAAAGAGAAGGGGGGATGGATAAACTTCTAAGGGGAAAAGGTTGGTTTTGGCtttaattttgtccaaataaaatCTTAtatattttatgtgattttaaaaaaaaaaaatgatggtATACAAATCATCTATTGTACATATACCTCGATCATTTATTCAATTACCTGTTAACTTTTACCATTGTAAATATTTAATAACTCTGCTCAGTAGGTTCAGATTATATTTTTATAAGAAATATATATTAACGGTTAAGATAGTATTTCTATAAATTTTTATAATTGAATAATCTCAATTTTGTATAACTAAGAAGATATCAAAATAATTTCATTGGAATAACTCAAGTCTATTTTGAAGTGAACAATGA
This DNA window, taken from Nicotiana tabacum cultivar K326 chromosome 15, ASM71507v2, whole genome shotgun sequence, encodes the following:
- the LOC107788257 gene encoding bidirectional sugar transporter SWEET7-like isoform X3, with amino-acid sequence MVFNKEIARFAFGVIGNIISLILFLSPFFNSEQANICSNKEEEICRTVLSSSIPCYIHKLWPLGTLWNSTSTSTQHLGCDYKWHRICNRGSAIVGSICIAGNILMYASPLAIMKLVITTKSVEFMPFFLSLFSFLNGVSWTTYALIPLDAFVLAPNSMGIALGLAQLLLYAMYYKSTKRQNAGRKAEEELDLTEQTGSSVTRKTSNSAGV
- the LOC107788257 gene encoding bidirectional sugar transporter SWEET4-like isoform X2, whose translation is MVFNKEIARFAFGVIGNIISLILFLSPLPTFVRIRKKKSVERFSAVPYLATFINCGLWVLYGIPLVHPHSILVVTTNGTGFAIEGVYLTLFLLYSDRKKRTKIFLIIVGEIIFLASLAILVLTLVQTHAKRSAIVGSICIAGNILMYASPLAIMAPNSMGIALGLAQLLLYAMYYKSTKRQNAGRKAEEELDLTEQTGSSVTRKTSNSAGV
- the LOC107788257 gene encoding bidirectional sugar transporter SWEET4-like isoform X1, which encodes MVFNKEIARFAFGVIGNIISLILFLSPLPTFVRIRKKKSVERFSAVPYLATFINCGLWVLYGIPLVHPHSILVVTTNGTGFAIEGVYLTLFLLYSDRKKRTKIFLIIVGEIIFLASLAILVLTLVQTHAKRSAIVGSICIAGNILMYASPLAIMKLVITTKSVEFMPFFLSLFSFLNGVSWTTYALIPLDAFVLAPNSMGIALGLAQLLLYAMYYKSTKRQNAGRKAEEELDLTEQTGSSVTRKTSNSAGV